A portion of the Actomonas aquatica genome contains these proteins:
- a CDS encoding acetylxylan esterase — protein sequence MPAFDFPLDRLKTYQGTNPRPADFEAYWDTALAELDAHDPQVELTPNGTLNHPLVECFDLWFTGVGGSRIYAKYLRPRQRDGEIPAVLKFHGYSHYSGDWMELVGLASAGFAVAAMDCRGQGGKSEDLGGAKGMTLRGQFVRGLDDPDPTRLLFRAMFLDTALLARIVMGFAEVDAARVGATGASQGGGLTVACAALEPRIKLAAPVYPFLADYRRVWDMDLAQGAYEELRYFLRKFDPRHERAEAIFTKLGYIDIQHLAPRVEAKVLMFTGMMDQICPPSSQFAVYNKLGGEKEIVLYPDYEHEGLPDLDDRVFGFMQGL from the coding sequence ATGCCTGCTTTTGATTTTCCGCTCGATCGTCTGAAGACCTACCAAGGCACCAATCCGCGGCCGGCGGATTTTGAAGCGTATTGGGACACCGCCCTGGCGGAACTCGACGCGCATGATCCGCAGGTGGAGCTGACGCCCAACGGCACGCTGAATCATCCGCTGGTGGAGTGTTTCGACCTGTGGTTCACCGGGGTGGGCGGCTCGCGCATCTACGCCAAATACCTGCGGCCGCGGCAGCGCGACGGGGAGATTCCGGCGGTGCTGAAATTCCATGGCTATTCGCACTACAGCGGCGACTGGATGGAATTGGTGGGACTGGCCTCGGCCGGCTTTGCGGTCGCCGCGATGGATTGCCGTGGGCAGGGCGGCAAGTCCGAGGATCTGGGCGGCGCCAAAGGCATGACCCTGCGCGGTCAGTTTGTGCGCGGCCTCGATGATCCGGACCCGACCCGACTGCTCTTCCGTGCCATGTTTTTGGATACGGCACTGCTCGCCCGCATCGTGATGGGCTTTGCCGAAGTCGACGCCGCACGAGTGGGCGCGACCGGCGCGTCCCAGGGCGGCGGGCTGACGGTGGCCTGTGCGGCGCTCGAGCCTCGCATCAAACTGGCCGCGCCGGTGTATCCCTTCCTGGCCGACTACCGGCGGGTGTGGGACATGGATCTCGCCCAGGGGGCCTACGAGGAGCTGCGGTATTTCCTGCGCAAATTCGACCCGCGCCACGAACGCGCGGAAGCGATCTTCACGAAACTCGGCTACATTGACATCCAGCATTTGGCCCCGCGGGTGGAGGCCAAGGTGCTCATGTTTACCGGCATGATGGATCAAATCTGCCCGCCGAGTTCCCAGTTTGCGGTCTACAACAAGTTGGGCGGCGAGAAGGAAATCGTGCTGTATCCGGATTATGAGCACGAAGGTCTGCCGGATCTGGACGATCGGGTTTTTGGCTTCATGCAGGGGCTCTGA
- a CDS encoding AGE family epimerase/isomerase, with amino-acid sequence MEPQTLASYRQRIEADLRQNILPFWIEHVVNWEQGTLHAELATDLTVDDSKPRGALLTTRVLWTYAAALRVYDEAAYRQVTDLAYADLITRFADAEHGGFYWSIKPDGSPERTRKQVYGQAFAIYALAEYHRATGLAEPLERAQAVFEVIEQHAKDPEHGGYFEAFARDWTPIEDMRLSEVDQNDPKSQNTLLHIMEAYTNLLRVWPDERLRTALFTLVEVMLDRVLNPATQHLSLFFTADWQPTTDRFSYGHDIEAAWLLWDAACALGDDGLSGRVLAVVLKMADITQAEGVDADGGVFNEGDPRGLTDDRKEWWPQAEALVGFLVAGQLSGDDRYTQAALRSWDFIEKHLIDAEGGEWFRGVTRGGDVIPEFEKAGFWKCPYHNGRAALEAVARLNAMAGL; translated from the coding sequence ATGGAACCCCAAACCCTCGCCTCCTACCGTCAGCGCATCGAAGCCGATCTGCGGCAAAATATCTTACCCTTCTGGATTGAGCACGTCGTCAACTGGGAGCAGGGCACGCTGCACGCGGAATTGGCGACGGACCTGACGGTTGACGATAGCAAGCCCCGGGGCGCGCTGCTGACCACGCGGGTGTTGTGGACGTATGCCGCGGCGCTGCGGGTCTACGACGAGGCTGCCTACCGGCAGGTGACGGACCTGGCGTATGCCGACTTGATTACCCGTTTTGCCGATGCTGAGCACGGCGGGTTTTACTGGTCGATCAAACCGGACGGGAGTCCGGAGCGCACGCGCAAGCAGGTGTATGGGCAGGCCTTCGCGATCTACGCGCTGGCGGAGTATCACCGTGCCACCGGATTGGCGGAGCCGTTGGAGCGGGCGCAGGCAGTGTTCGAGGTGATCGAGCAGCACGCCAAGGACCCGGAGCACGGCGGTTACTTTGAAGCCTTCGCGCGCGACTGGACGCCGATCGAGGACATGCGCTTGAGCGAGGTGGATCAGAACGATCCGAAGTCGCAGAACACGTTGCTGCACATCATGGAGGCCTACACCAACCTGTTGCGGGTGTGGCCGGACGAGCGGCTGCGCACGGCCTTGTTTACGCTGGTGGAGGTGATGTTGGACCGCGTGCTGAATCCGGCGACGCAGCACCTCAGTTTGTTTTTTACGGCGGACTGGCAGCCGACGACCGACCGCTTTTCCTACGGCCACGACATTGAAGCGGCGTGGCTGCTGTGGGACGCCGCCTGTGCGCTCGGCGACGATGGGCTGAGTGGACGCGTGCTGGCGGTGGTGCTGAAGATGGCCGACATCACGCAGGCGGAAGGCGTCGATGCCGACGGCGGCGTATTCAACGAAGGTGATCCACGCGGGCTCACCGACGACCGCAAGGAGTGGTGGCCGCAGGCCGAGGCGCTGGTGGGCTTTCTGGTCGCCGGGCAACTCTCGGGCGACGACCGTTACACGCAGGCGGCGCTGCGCTCGTGGGACTTTATTGAAAAACACCTCATCGATGCCGAGGGCGGTGAGTGGTTTCGCGGCGTGACGCGCGGCGGGGACGTGATTCCGGAATTCGAAAAAGCCGGCTTCTGGAAGTGTCCCTATCACAACGGCCGGGCCGCGCTTGAAGCGGTGGCGCGACTCAACGCCATGGCCGGACTCTGA
- a CDS encoding glycoside hydrolase family 130 protein, with protein sequence MKKTKDSSKKNTFAARVKAVRAQHKAFLKRPNPVDTEWVNGVFERFQNPVLTAHHVPLEWRYDFNPETNPYFMERLGVGGAYNPGAFLWKGKPHMVARVEGADRKSFFAIAESKDGVSNFKFWDEPCDIPEIAGETNLYDMRVVFHEDGWIYGIFCSESKDPNAAPGDLSSAVAQAGIVRTKDFKVWERLPNLKTPSSQQRNVVLHPEFIDGKYAFYTRPMDGFIDVGSGGGIGWTLMKDITKGKTGKEKIIDSRTYHTIKEVKNGAGPAPIKTKHGWLHIAHGVRGCAAGLRYVCYMFMADLDDPSKIIARPGGHLIAPRGTERVGDVSNVAFCNGWVEMPDGTVFIYYGASDTRCYVVRSTVDKLVDWCLNTPEDGLTTRGCVDQRLALIRANREVLGK encoded by the coding sequence ATGAAAAAGACCAAAGATAGCTCGAAGAAGAACACGTTTGCCGCGCGCGTGAAAGCGGTGCGCGCCCAGCACAAGGCGTTTTTGAAGCGTCCCAATCCGGTGGATACGGAATGGGTCAACGGCGTGTTCGAGCGCTTCCAGAATCCGGTGCTCACGGCCCATCACGTGCCGCTGGAGTGGCGTTACGATTTTAACCCGGAAACCAATCCCTACTTCATGGAGCGCCTCGGCGTGGGTGGGGCCTACAATCCGGGTGCCTTCCTCTGGAAGGGCAAACCGCATATGGTGGCGCGCGTGGAGGGGGCCGACCGCAAGAGCTTCTTCGCCATCGCGGAGAGCAAGGACGGTGTTTCGAACTTCAAGTTCTGGGACGAGCCCTGCGACATCCCGGAGATCGCGGGTGAGACCAACCTCTACGACATGCGCGTTGTGTTTCACGAGGACGGCTGGATTTACGGCATCTTCTGCTCGGAATCGAAGGACCCGAATGCGGCGCCCGGCGATCTTTCGTCGGCGGTGGCGCAGGCCGGCATCGTGCGCACCAAGGACTTCAAAGTCTGGGAGCGTCTGCCAAATCTGAAGACCCCGTCGTCGCAGCAGCGCAACGTCGTGCTGCACCCCGAGTTCATCGACGGCAAGTATGCCTTCTACACGCGCCCGATGGACGGCTTCATCGATGTCGGTTCCGGTGGCGGCATCGGCTGGACCCTGATGAAGGACATCACCAAGGGCAAAACCGGGAAGGAGAAGATCATCGATTCCCGCACCTACCACACGATCAAGGAGGTCAAAAACGGCGCGGGTCCGGCCCCGATCAAAACCAAGCACGGCTGGCTGCACATCGCCCACGGCGTGCGCGGCTGTGCGGCGGGTCTGCGTTACGTGTGCTACATGTTCATGGCCGACCTCGATGACCCGTCCAAAATCATCGCGCGTCCGGGCGGTCACCTCATCGCGCCGCGCGGCACGGAACGGGTGGGTGACGTGTCGAACGTCGCCTTCTGCAACGGCTGGGTCGAGATGCCCGACGGCACGGTCTTCATCTATTACGGTGCTTCCGACACGCGTTGTTACGTGGTGCGCAGCACTGTCGACAAGTTGGTCGACTGGTGTCTCAACACGCCGGAAGACGGCCTCACCACGCGGGGTTGTGTGGATCAACGACTGGCCTTGATCCGCGCCAACCGCGAAGTGCTCGGCAAGTAA
- the mrdA gene encoding penicillin-binding protein 2 encodes MVETHKGRDTRLQFFYLPLAIGFIYLAAGLIYQQALRSDLAHEQEKVQSQRRILVPGPRGNIYDREGRLLVGNRPRFSAVLYLEELRTEIYREYLTIRRAYREANDVEAPTAGQMQEIARFTVVDRYLQIVNRALGRTNELNARELRNHFNAQRMLPYSLIEDLQPEEYSRLLEQLPVNSPLQVYTTNKRHYPYGQTAAHVLGYVSANRDIQIDEEFPGADLMTFNMVGAVGRSGLESEYEEKLHGEAGGTIYRVDPLGYRVESLERRLPVQGDNIVTSLDIDLQLAAEKRLLEYEMAASAVAVDVNTGEVLVMASLPAYDLNDFAPSLSQAVADDINARGAWLNRPIQGLYPPGSSFKILVSLAGMRAGTLVPDSEFNCGGYYRVGRRLFPCHDGHAHGEIGLRTAISKSCNVFYYHYGLETGADAIAAEARRFGFGDRTGIELPHESGGTLVPDPQWKRQRYNQSWVPGDTANLSIGQGYMLVSPLQMATFMASVARGQTRTAPHMLHDPERPTQSTEPIGLSPASYAAILEGMEECTISGTSRTSFTTIKSMQIPGLRVAGKTGTAQKRTPEGTVNFAWFICFAPIERPQVAIAVMVEGDRPGEETGGGTYSAPVARDILAKWAEKHPELIPPPPTPVLDGSGVAAR; translated from the coding sequence ATGGTTGAGACCCACAAGGGTCGCGACACGCGGCTGCAGTTTTTCTACCTGCCCCTCGCCATCGGCTTCATCTACCTCGCCGCCGGTTTGATCTACCAACAGGCCCTGCGCTCCGATCTCGCCCACGAGCAGGAGAAGGTCCAAAGCCAGCGCCGCATCCTCGTGCCCGGGCCGCGCGGCAACATCTACGATCGCGAAGGCCGCCTGCTCGTCGGCAACCGCCCGCGCTTCTCCGCCGTGCTCTACCTCGAAGAGCTGCGCACCGAAATCTATCGCGAGTATCTCACCATCCGCCGCGCCTACCGCGAGGCCAACGACGTGGAGGCCCCCACCGCCGGGCAGATGCAGGAGATCGCCCGCTTCACCGTCGTCGACCGCTACCTGCAGATCGTCAACCGCGCCCTCGGCCGCACCAACGAGCTCAACGCCCGGGAGCTGCGCAATCACTTCAACGCGCAGCGCATGCTGCCCTACTCCCTCATCGAGGATCTCCAACCCGAGGAATACTCGCGCCTGCTGGAGCAGTTGCCGGTCAACTCGCCGCTCCAGGTCTACACCACCAACAAGCGCCACTACCCCTACGGCCAAACTGCCGCCCACGTGCTCGGCTACGTTTCCGCCAATCGCGACATCCAGATCGACGAGGAATTCCCCGGCGCCGACCTCATGACCTTCAACATGGTCGGCGCGGTCGGTCGCAGCGGCCTCGAATCCGAATACGAAGAGAAACTCCACGGCGAAGCCGGCGGCACCATCTACCGCGTCGACCCGCTCGGTTACCGCGTCGAATCCCTCGAGCGCCGCCTGCCCGTCCAAGGCGACAACATCGTCACCAGCCTCGACATCGACCTCCAGCTCGCCGCCGAAAAACGCCTGCTCGAATACGAGATGGCCGCCTCAGCCGTCGCCGTCGACGTCAACACCGGCGAGGTCCTCGTCATGGCCAGCCTGCCAGCCTACGATCTCAACGACTTCGCTCCCAGCCTTTCCCAAGCCGTCGCCGACGACATCAACGCTCGCGGTGCCTGGCTCAACCGGCCCATTCAGGGCCTCTACCCGCCGGGCTCCTCCTTCAAGATTCTTGTTTCACTCGCCGGCATGCGCGCCGGCACCCTCGTGCCCGACTCCGAGTTCAATTGCGGCGGCTACTACCGCGTCGGACGCCGCCTCTTTCCCTGCCACGATGGCCACGCCCACGGCGAGATCGGCCTGCGCACCGCCATCTCCAAAAGCTGCAACGTGTTCTATTACCACTACGGCCTGGAGACCGGCGCCGACGCCATCGCCGCCGAGGCGCGCCGCTTCGGTTTCGGCGACCGCACCGGCATCGAACTGCCGCACGAGAGCGGCGGCACCCTCGTCCCCGACCCGCAATGGAAGCGCCAACGCTACAACCAATCGTGGGTGCCCGGCGACACGGCCAACCTTTCGATCGGCCAAGGCTACATGCTCGTCTCGCCCCTGCAGATGGCGACCTTCATGGCCTCGGTTGCCCGCGGCCAGACCCGCACCGCTCCGCACATGCTGCACGATCCGGAACGCCCGACGCAGTCCACTGAACCAATCGGCCTCTCGCCGGCGAGCTACGCCGCCATTTTGGAAGGCATGGAGGAGTGCACCATCAGCGGCACCTCGCGCACCTCCTTCACCACCATCAAATCGATGCAAATTCCGGGTCTGCGCGTCGCGGGCAAAACCGGCACCGCCCAAAAACGCACGCCCGAGGGCACGGTTAACTTTGCGTGGTTCATCTGCTTCGCCCCGATCGAGCGTCCCCAAGTCGCCATCGCCGTGATGGTGGAAGGAGACCGCCCCGGCGAAGAAACCGGCGGCGGCACCTACTCCGCGCCGGTCGCCCGCGACATCCTCGCCAAGTGGGCGGAAAAACACCCCGAGCTCATCCCGCCACCGCCTACGCCGGTCCTCGATGGCAGCGGCGTGGCGGCGCGGTGA
- the mreD gene encoding rod shape-determining protein MreD, producing MRIRPSHRRTAVVFLCGLLLFALARQLNHSLGAWGLSVWFGGLLVAFPALRLAPQQGFNTCFLLGLLLDATNPLPFGLLAFLFSVSHLVIVRLRSRLAASEVLIGIVVALITNLILYLIVTFTVLAGSPDAPFSGLRFLTDLIFSQLLLALLAPWFFALQEKALLIARVGLRDEPSATI from the coding sequence GTGAGAATTCGTCCCAGCCATCGCCGCACCGCGGTCGTTTTTCTCTGCGGACTCCTCCTTTTCGCTCTCGCCCGGCAACTCAACCACAGCCTCGGCGCCTGGGGACTCTCCGTTTGGTTCGGCGGCCTGCTGGTCGCGTTTCCCGCGCTGCGTCTCGCCCCGCAACAGGGTTTCAACACCTGCTTTCTACTCGGCCTGCTGCTCGACGCCACCAATCCCCTGCCCTTCGGCCTGCTCGCTTTCCTTTTCAGCGTAAGCCACCTCGTCATCGTGCGTCTGCGCAGCCGCCTGGCCGCCAGCGAGGTCCTGATCGGTATCGTGGTCGCGTTGATCACCAACCTGATCCTCTACCTCATCGTGACCTTCACGGTGCTGGCCGGATCGCCCGATGCGCCCTTCTCCGGTCTGCGCTTTCTCACCGACCTGATCTTCTCCCAACTGCTCCTCGCCCTCCTCGCGCCGTGGTTCTTCGCCCTGCAGGAAAAAGCCTTGTTGATCGCGCGGGTTGGTTTGCGTGACGAGCCGTCTGCCACGATATAA
- the mreC gene encoding rod shape-determining protein MreC, translated as MPDRRFDQTKPFITLGVLLMVWLVLPTILKRSTRDGFYEMQAPIDVSASYLRELQDYWAMRTRSKHDIIAAYNDLGGVVSKYAHAAERNAELRREVARLEALLSLPSFDSYRSEPARVVSRDLNGWWQRLVVRKGENYNIPVGAPVIFVGGVVGRVSEVHATTAVVDMISSPNVRLAASFEGDDRPISFQGGANPPFTRPHAVVEFVPLDLYATAADPHPLVTSGLGGVFPRGLRLGSVVQLDPSPDGLFKTGRVTLDPRLNEITAVTILVPITAP; from the coding sequence GTGCCCGACCGTCGCTTCGATCAGACCAAACCGTTTATCACCCTGGGGGTGCTCCTCATGGTGTGGCTGGTTCTGCCGACCATCCTGAAGCGCTCCACCCGCGACGGTTTCTACGAGATGCAGGCGCCGATCGATGTGAGCGCCTCCTACCTGCGCGAACTGCAGGATTATTGGGCGATGCGCACCCGCTCGAAGCACGACATCATTGCGGCCTACAACGACCTTGGCGGCGTCGTCTCCAAATACGCCCACGCCGCCGAGCGCAACGCCGAGCTGCGCCGCGAGGTCGCCCGCCTCGAGGCCTTGTTGAGCCTGCCCTCCTTCGACAGCTACCGCAGCGAACCGGCCCGGGTCGTCAGTCGCGACCTCAACGGCTGGTGGCAACGTCTCGTGGTGCGCAAGGGCGAGAACTACAACATTCCCGTCGGCGCGCCCGTCATTTTCGTCGGCGGTGTGGTCGGCCGCGTCTCCGAAGTGCACGCCACCACTGCGGTGGTCGATATGATCAGCAGCCCCAATGTTCGCCTCGCCGCATCCTTCGAGGGCGACGATCGTCCAATCAGTTTCCAAGGTGGCGCCAACCCGCCCTTCACCCGGCCGCACGCCGTCGTCGAATTTGTCCCGCTCGATCTTTACGCCACCGCCGCCGATCCGCACCCGTTGGTGACGTCCGGCCTCGGCGGCGTGTTCCCCCGCGGCCTTCGCCTCGGCTCCGTCGTGCAACTCGATCCCAGCCCGGACGGGCTGTTCAAAACAGGTCGCGTCACCCTCGATCCCCGGCTCAACGAGATCACTGCCGTCACCATTCTGGTGCCCATCACCGCGCCGTGA
- a CDS encoding rod shape-determining protein, with the protein MALKLLSHFSNDIGIDLGTANTLVYLKDRGIVLREPSVVALDAGTRKVRAVGADAKRMLGRTPGNITAIRPMKDGVIADFDVTEAMLRYFIRKVNSNSFRVSPRVVIAIPSGITEVEKRAVKDSAMHAGARDVITIPEPMAAAIGVGLPIDEPAANMIVDIGGGTTEIAIISLSGIVFSKSIRVAGDEIDGAIVNYMKRAYNLLIGERTAEEIKLRLGSAYPLDDELTMEVKGRDSVAGLPKTIHITSQEIREALSDTMSAIVDAVRSALERCPPELSADLVDRGFVMAGGGALIRGIDRLLSEKTGLPVTIADDPLSAVANGTGAVLSDLNWVLQHS; encoded by the coding sequence ATGGCCCTGAAGCTCCTCTCCCACTTCTCCAACGACATCGGCATCGACCTCGGCACGGCCAACACGCTGGTCTATTTGAAGGACCGCGGCATCGTCCTCCGAGAACCGTCCGTGGTCGCACTCGACGCTGGCACCCGCAAAGTCCGCGCCGTCGGTGCCGACGCCAAGCGCATGTTGGGACGCACGCCGGGCAACATCACCGCCATCCGTCCGATGAAAGACGGCGTCATCGCCGACTTCGATGTGACCGAGGCGATGCTGCGCTACTTCATCCGCAAGGTGAACAGCAACAGCTTCCGCGTCTCCCCGCGCGTCGTCATCGCCATCCCTTCCGGCATCACCGAGGTGGAAAAACGCGCCGTCAAAGACAGCGCCATGCACGCCGGTGCCCGCGACGTCATCACCATTCCCGAACCCATGGCCGCCGCCATCGGTGTCGGTCTGCCGATCGATGAACCCGCCGCCAACATGATCGTCGACATCGGCGGTGGCACCACCGAGATCGCCATCATTTCCCTTTCCGGCATCGTGTTCTCCAAGTCCATCCGCGTGGCTGGCGACGAGATCGACGGCGCCATCGTCAACTACATGAAGCGGGCCTACAATCTCCTCATCGGTGAGCGCACCGCGGAGGAAATCAAACTGCGCCTCGGTTCCGCCTACCCGCTCGATGACGAGCTCACCATGGAGGTGAAGGGTCGCGATTCCGTCGCCGGTCTGCCCAAGACGATCCACATCACTTCGCAGGAAATCCGCGAAGCACTCAGCGACACCATGTCCGCCATCGTGGACGCCGTGCGCAGCGCGCTCGAACGCTGCCCGCCCGAACTTTCCGCCGACCTCGTTGACCGTGGTTTTGTCATGGCCGGTGGTGGTGCCCTCATCCGCGGCATCGACCGTCTGCTCAGCGAAAAAACCGGCCTGCCCGTGACGATCGCCGATGACCCGCTCTCAGCCGTGGCCAATGGCACCGGCGCCGTGCTCAGCGACCTCAACTGGGTCCTGCAACACAGCTGA
- the tatA gene encoding twin-arginine translocase TatA/TatE family subunit — translation MNDSTMLAMPLGGPEMLIILGIVILLFGAKKLPELARGLGKAKSEFQKASQEAENELKSVQDEPKKSAENPRQTTTPPGNN, via the coding sequence ATGAACGACTCCACCATGCTCGCCATGCCTCTCGGCGGCCCCGAAATGCTCATCATTCTCGGGATTGTGATCCTGCTCTTCGGAGCCAAAAAGCTCCCCGAGCTGGCCCGCGGTCTCGGTAAGGCCAAGAGCGAATTCCAGAAGGCCTCTCAGGAAGCCGAGAACGAGCTCAAGTCGGTGCAGGACGAGCCCAAAAAGTCGGCCGAAAACCCGCGTCAGACCACCACGCCTCCGGGCAACAACTGA
- the rpoD gene encoding RNA polymerase sigma factor RpoD encodes MPRKAKSASSSAQSEAVEKAIDATKGNSSAAVDAASSGVNERIRLLIRLSKEQGYLTWDDINEALPESVENQDEFDNIISILQNLEIEILEPDQVEDYKQRMEEAEEEATRTSQNDILDDPVRMYLKQMGQVPLLTREQEVEISKRIETAELNAQSALFQAAIVGGYIGDLGEKLLTREERFDRIVIDKKIESRDAYFKALPKLVETTQRSETMVGQSWEELQGAKNEADRKKIGTKHKKRETTLRNNFPKFFFKLKVYEEWLENKRPVISEIEQLLNKLERAKKPKTKRDAAIDPKKVKERLAELENELRLEPERFLEIVEQTFVHVREAHQAKTEMVEANLRLVISIAKKYTNRGLSFLDLIQEGNMGLMKAVEKFEYRRGYKFSTYATWWIRQAITRSIADQARTIRIPVHMIETLNKVMQVQKQLLQEYGHEPTPEEVADEMNLPVERVQQIMKMAQQPISLQSPVGDGDDTSFGDFIEDKSAENPYDMTAYSLLREKIIDVLDSLTERERRVLSLRFGLVDGYSRTLEEVGKQFKVTRERIRQIEAKALRKMRHPTRIRQLHGFFDAEQLDNAQNLMKLAVKPGTVQNLGRPN; translated from the coding sequence ATGCCGCGCAAAGCAAAGTCAGCCTCCTCCTCCGCCCAATCCGAAGCCGTCGAAAAGGCCATCGACGCAACGAAGGGCAACTCGTCTGCTGCCGTCGACGCCGCCTCCAGCGGGGTCAACGAGCGCATCCGCCTGCTCATCCGCCTTTCCAAGGAGCAGGGTTACCTCACTTGGGACGACATCAACGAGGCGCTGCCCGAGTCCGTCGAGAACCAAGACGAATTTGATAACATTATTTCCATTCTCCAAAACTTGGAGATCGAGATCCTCGAGCCGGATCAGGTTGAGGACTACAAGCAGCGCATGGAGGAGGCCGAGGAGGAAGCCACCCGCACCTCCCAAAACGACATCCTCGATGACCCGGTGCGTATGTATCTCAAGCAGATGGGCCAGGTCCCGCTGCTGACCCGCGAGCAGGAAGTCGAGATTTCCAAGCGCATTGAAACCGCCGAACTCAACGCCCAGAGCGCCCTCTTCCAGGCCGCGATCGTGGGCGGTTACATCGGCGACCTCGGCGAAAAGCTCCTCACCCGCGAGGAACGCTTCGATCGCATCGTCATCGACAAAAAGATCGAGAGCCGCGACGCCTATTTCAAGGCCCTGCCCAAGCTGGTTGAGACGACCCAGCGCAGCGAAACCATGGTCGGCCAGTCCTGGGAAGAACTCCAGGGCGCCAAGAACGAAGCCGATCGCAAGAAGATCGGCACCAAGCACAAGAAGCGCGAGACCACCCTGCGGAACAACTTCCCGAAATTCTTCTTCAAGCTGAAGGTTTACGAGGAGTGGCTGGAGAATAAGCGCCCCGTGATCTCGGAGATCGAGCAGCTGCTCAACAAACTCGAGCGCGCCAAAAAGCCGAAAACCAAGCGCGACGCCGCCATCGACCCGAAGAAGGTTAAAGAGCGCCTCGCGGAACTCGAAAACGAGCTGCGCCTCGAGCCGGAACGTTTCCTCGAGATTGTCGAACAGACCTTCGTCCACGTCCGTGAGGCCCATCAGGCCAAGACCGAGATGGTGGAAGCCAATCTGCGTTTGGTGATCTCCATCGCCAAGAAATACACCAACCGCGGCCTCTCCTTCCTCGACCTCATTCAGGAGGGCAACATGGGCCTCATGAAGGCCGTGGAAAAATTCGAGTATCGCCGCGGCTACAAGTTCTCGACCTACGCCACGTGGTGGATTCGTCAGGCCATCACCCGCTCCATCGCCGATCAGGCCCGCACCATCCGCATTCCGGTGCACATGATCGAGACCCTCAACAAGGTCATGCAGGTGCAGAAGCAACTCCTCCAGGAATACGGTCATGAGCCCACTCCGGAAGAGGTCGCCGACGAGATGAACCTCCCGGTCGAGCGCGTGCAGCAGATCATGAAGATGGCCCAGCAGCCCATCTCCCTGCAGTCCCCCGTCGGTGACGGCGACGACACCTCCTTCGGTGACTTCATCGAGGATAAGTCCGCAGAGAATCCCTACGACATGACCGCCTACTCGCTGCTGCGCGAAAAGATCATCGACGTGCTCGACTCCCTCACGGAGCGCGAGCGCCGCGTGCTTTCGCTCCGCTTCGGCCTCGTCGACGGCTACAGCCGCACCCTCGAGGAAGTCGGCAAACAGTTTAAGGTCACCCGCGAACGTATCCGCCAGATCGAAGCCAAGGCCCTGCGCAAGATGCGTCACCCGACCCGCATCCGTCAGCTCCACGGTTTCTTCGATGCCGAGCAGCTCGACAACGCGCAGAACCTCATGAAGTTGGCCGTCAAGCCGGGCACCGTGCAAAACCTCGGTCGCCCGAACTGA